One genomic segment of Bacteroides caccae includes these proteins:
- a CDS encoding DUF4494 domain-containing protein → MAMHTWFECKIRYEKVMENGMQKKVTEPYLVDALSFTEAEARIIEEMTPFISGEFTVSDIKRANYSELFPSDEESADRWFKCKLIFITLDEKSGAEKKTSTQVLVQAADLRDAVKKLDEGMKGTMADYQIGMVSETPLMDVYPYSAGPNDKPEFDPSKA, encoded by the coding sequence ATGGCAATGCATACTTGGTTTGAGTGCAAGATTCGTTATGAAAAAGTAATGGAAAACGGAATGCAGAAAAAAGTTACCGAACCATATCTTGTTGATGCACTCAGCTTTACAGAAGCAGAAGCACGAATTATTGAAGAAATGACTCCATTCATATCCGGAGAATTTACAGTTTCCGACATTAAACGTGCCAATTATAGCGAACTTTTCCCCAGCGACGAAGAAAGTGCCGACCGTTGGTTCAAATGCAAACTTATTTTCATCACGCTGGACGAAAAAAGCGGTGCAGAGAAAAAGACTTCCACACAGGTATTGGTACAGGCTGCCGACCTGCGCGATGCAGTTAAGAAACTGGACGAAGGCATGAAAGGAACCATGGCAGACTATCAGATCGGCATGGTATCCGAAACTCCGCTCATGGATGTATATCCTTACAGCGCCGGACCGAATGACAAACCGGAGTTTGATCCGTCAAAAGCATAA